Within the Kingella potus genome, the region GATTGGCAGCGATTCCGCTTTCCGCCGCATCGCCTGCCGCCATTGCTTCGCGGAACCGGCTTTCTGCCTGAGCAATTTCACTCAGTAACTCAGCCTCTTCCAGCTTTAAATCTTTATCTTCCAAACGCGCCAATACTTGACCGGCAGCCACCTTATCGCCCGGTCGCACCAAAATTTCCGCCAAATAGCCGTTTTGCGGTGCAACCAATACCCATCTGCTGCCGCCTTCCACATAGAGATTGGCGGTAACCACATCATCCACAGGTACTAAAAGCACAACCGCCAAACACACAGTAACAGCCGTTACCCCAGCCTTCCAAAGCAAATGGCCGGAACCAACCAACTTTGACCACATGTCGGCAAAAGTTGCCTGAAAATGTGCCCAGAGCGGACGCTCTCCCTGCCGCCACATCGACAATACAGGCTCAACCACTGCTGCACTTGCCCGCATAATCTGCAAAGACTCTTCAGGCAGGCATAAAGCATGATGATGTGCCACCAAAACAGAACGCACCTGCCCATCATGCAGCAAAGGCAAAGCCCACGCACTGTTTTCAGACAGTTCGGCAGCACTAATCGCACAACGCGCCGCCAGTTCGCTTATTTGATTCAGCTGAGGCAATCCTTTTTCCGGATACACTACACCCGACATCACCTGTAAAACCGGAACATCCGCTTCAATACGGAACAGCAGCAGTGAAAAATCCGCCACGCTTTCCACTTCCCTAGCCCAGGCAGCCGTACGGTTTACCCATTCCTGTGCTGCTTCCCGTAACTCGGATTGCGACAAAACGTAGCCTAACAACTCCAGCAGACGTGCCGATCGACCGTTATCCGATTGCTTCAACGCATCCAGACGATAATGTATCCAACCCAAACTCAGTTGCACCATAGCCGCCGTCTGCTCATGAAAGGGAGGCGAAATCAGGCAGCCCAATATCATCGGTGCATCATCTGTTACCGCAACTAAACAACTCAACAATAAATCCGAACCGACTTTATCCATCGCAATCGGCTGCTGTATGGAAACCTGCTGCTGATGCCGCAACCAAACTTCATCCAATTTCGGTCGGTCGGAGTAATGCTCAGGCAGCTTCCCGTTAAAATCAGCCGAACCGAATTGCGGCAAATTCAGCCATACCGACGCACGCACCATAACGCCGGTCGCAATCAACCGCGCCTGCCATACCTGTGCAATATAATCATCCGAATTGTCTGAAATACCATTCACCTCGTATACCCCGAGCTACTTGAAAAACGATTGTATTATAATAAATTTCTTAACTAAATTAAACATAACCTTGCATTTGGGCAGATTGAGATTGATGCCGTTTCCAGATGAAAACGGAGAATTTTTATACAGGTTCCCGAGCGCAATAACAGGAGGGGAAAAGCTGACGCGCAGGGTTTTTCAGACGGCCTATTCCGCCGGCAGGCCAAAGTGCAGGCGGCAGATTGCTGTTGCCGTACGGCCGCGCGGGGTGCGCTGCAAAAAACCCTGCTGGATCAGATAGGGTTCGATAACGTCTTCGATGGTGTCGGGACTCTCGCCGATGGCGGCGGCAATGTTGTCCAGGCCCACGGGGCCGCCGCCGAATTTGTGCAGCACGGCTTCGAGGAATTTTCTGTCCATCACGTCCAGCCCTGCCGCGTCCACGTCGAGCAGGGAAAGTGCCGCGTCGGCAATCTCGGCGGCAATGCGGCCGCTGCCTTTGACTTCGGCATAGTCGCGCACGCGGCGCAGCAGGCGGTTGGCGATGCGGGGCGTGCCGCGGCTGCGGCGGGCGATTTCGAGTGCGCCGCCTTCGTCCATATCGAGCTGCAACAGGCCGGCGGAACGGGCAACGATGGTGGCCAGGTCGCTGTGGTTGTAAAACTCGAGGCGGGCGACGATGCCGAAGCGGTCGCGCAGGGGGTTGGTCAGCATACCGGCGCGGGTGGTGGCACCAATGAGGGTAAAGGGCGGCAGGTCGATTTTGACGGAGCGGGCGGCAGGGCCTTCGCCAATCATAATGTCGAGCTGGTAGTCTTCGAGTGCGGGATAAAGGATTTCCTCAACCACGGGGCTGAGGCGGTGGATTTCGTCGATGAACAATACGTCGTGCGGCTCGAGATTGGTCAAAAGCGCGGCAAGGTCGCCTGCGCGTTCCAACACGGGGCCGCTGGTTTGGCGCAGGTTTACGCCCAGTTCTTTGGAAATGATGTGGGCAAGCGTCGTTTTGCCCAAGCCGGGCGGACCGAAAAGCAGCGTATGGTCAAGGGCTTCGCCGCGTTTTTTGGCGGCGGCGATGAAAATGCCGAGCTGCTCTTTGGCTTTGTGTTGGCCGATGTAGTCGGCGAGGAATTTGGGGCGTAAGGCGCGTTCGAGCTGCTCTTCCTGCGATGAGAGGGTTTGCGCGGTGATGATGCGTTCGGGAGCGGCGGCGGTGAGTTTGTCGGTGTGGAGCATGGTTTGCGGAACGGGAAAACAAAGCGCGTATGATAGCGGAACACGGATAAGGCCGTCTGAAAAATCCGCCTGCCGCCGACACACGGCGGGGCGCGGCTGCTATCATCCGCGTTTTTTCAGACGGCCCGAAAACTTGCCGGCAATCGGCCTTGCCGCGCTCTTTCTCCCTGCATTCGGGCATTTTTTACCCAAACAGCCATCCCGCAAGCCGACTGCCAATGCGGCCTATGAGGCCTTTACTATGCACATTCCGGAAAGCTGTGCCGCCTTTGCGGAAAAATTCAAACGCGGCGGCCGTCTGAAAACAGAGCGCGACGCGTTCGGACAGCCGCCGGAAACCGAACCGGCCGATGTTTTGCCCGCAGACGAAACAGCCGCGCGGGGTGCGGAATATCTGGCGCGTTTTCTCGACGCTTTCGAAGAAGAAGACTTGGCTGCCGCCGAAAAGGCAGGCCGTCTGAAAACATGGGTGTGTTTCGCCACCGACGGTGCGGGCAACCCTTTCTGCATGGATTTTTCGCACGCGCCCGACTGCCCCGCCGTGGTTTGGTGGGACGACGCGGAACTTGTCTGGCGCACGACGGCCGCTTCCCTCGAAGACTTTGCCGCCCTGTTTGTGCCGGAAGAATAAATGAATATGTAAAAACCGAAAGCGTGTTTTAACTTCGTTGAAGCTGCGCTTTCAGACGGCCTCAAAGCTGCAAACGGGTTTTCAGGCAGAGAGGCCGTCTGAAAACCTATTTTAAAAACACCCGCCCCATCATTATCAAAAGAACAAAACGCCATGACACACAAACCGCACCGCCGCGAAACCATCGTCCGCCTGATACGCGAACACGGGTTTATGCCCGTAGAGGCACTTGCCCGCGAATTGGGCGTTACGCCGCAAACCGTGCGCCGCGACATCGGCAGCCTCTGCCATGCCGGACTGCTGCGCCGCTACCACGGCGGGGCGGCACTGGGCGAAGCGGCGCAAAACGGCGGCCTGCCGTTGCAGAAATCCCTCCGCCCAAACGGAACATCCCCTCTGGCCGAACGGATTGCGGCGCAAATTCCCGACGGCGCGAGCCTGTTTGTCGGTATCGGCGCAACCATGGAGGCTGCCGCCGCCGCGCTGGCGCAAAGCCGCAGCAGCCTGCGCATCATCACCAACAACATCCACGTTGCCGCGCTGCTGTCCGGCCGCAGCGACTACACGGTGATCATCACTTCGGGCGTGGTGCGCCCCGCCGACGGCGGCATCACAGGCGTGGCCACGGTGGATTTCATCAACCAGTTCAAAGCCGACTACGCCATACTCGGCGCGGCAGTGGCGGAAGACGACGGCTCGCTGCTCGATTACGATTACAAGGAAGTGTGCGTGATGCGGGCAATGATGGCCAACGCCCGCACGCGCTGTCTTGCCATCGGCTGCGGCACACCCGACCGCACCGCGCTGGTGCGCATGGGCTCCGTTACCGAGTTCGACTGCGTGTTTGCCGCCTGCCCGCCCGCCGCGCCGGTGGCCGCCATGCTGGCGGATGCGGGCATTCCCTGCCATATCGCCGGACAGTAAGATGCGGCGGAAACGGCGGCATATTGGGCAGCCGTTTTGAACGTCGGCAAAAAGGCCGTCTGAAAATACGTTTTCAGACGGCCTCTTGCTGCGGCAGACGCTATTTGCCTTCGCTGCCTTCTTTCTTGCTGCTTTCTTTCTTATCGGCCTCTTTCTTATCGGCTTTGTCGGCTTCTTTGTCTGCTTTCGCCGGTTTTTTCGCCGCCGCGCCGAGAGCCTCCTGCCATTTGGCGGGATCTTTTACCAAATCCAGCGCGGCTTTGAGCTGCGCGTCTTTGGCGGGGTTCGGGTTGCGGCGTTCGGCAATTTCGTCTTCCAGCTTTTTGCTTTCGGAACGGGTGTCTTTGGCTTCGGGGGCGGATGCGGCTTTTTCTTTGGCTCCGTCCGCCGCTTCGCTGTCTTCCACCACTTTGCCGTTTACTTCCTTACCGCCCAAGGGGTTGCCGATGTGGCCGGCCAGGTCGGCTTCGCGGCTTTCGAATGTGCGGGTTTTGTCTTTCACTTCCAGATCGGGAACAATGCCCTGCGCCTGGATGGAGCGGTCGTTGGGCGTGTAATAGAGGGCGGTGGTGATTTTGACCGCGCTGCCGCCGGAGAGCGGCATAACGGTCTGCACCGAGCCTTTGCCGAAGCTCTGCGTTCCGACGATGGCTGCGCGTTTGTGGTCTTGCAGCGCGCCGGCCACGATTTCGGAAGCCGAAGCCGAGCCGGAATTGACGAGTACGGTCAGGGGAATGTTTTTCAACTCGGCGGGCAGGCCTTTGAGCGGGTCGCCGCCCGTGGTGAGGATGTAGTCTTCCTGGCGGGCGTTGAGCACCATGCCTTCTTTGCCGTCGCGGCCTTTGGTGCTGACGACTTTGGCGTTTTCGGGCAGGAAGGCGGCGGACACGCCGACTGCGGCATTGAGCAGGCCGCCCGGATCGTCGCGCAGGTCGAGAATCAGGCCTTTGAGCGGGGCTTTGTTTTCTTTGTTCAGTTTCTGCGCGGCTTCGTTCAGCGTGGCTACGGTGCGCTCTTGGAACTGTGTGATGCGGATGTAGCCGTAGCCCGGCTCGAGCAGCTTGAAGCGGACGCTTTTCACTTTGATAACGGCGCGGACGAGTTTGAAGGTAAGCGGCTTGTTGCTGTCTTTGCGCGAAATGGTCAGTTCGATGCGGGTACCGGGCTTGCCGCGCATTTTTTTGACGGCTTCGCTGACGGTGAGGCCGCGTGTGGACACACCGTCGATTTTGACAATGTAGTCGCCGCTTTTGATACCGGCGCGTTCTGCCGGCGTGTCTTCGATGGGGGAAATGATTTTGACAAAGCCGTCTTCCGAGCCGATTTCCATGCCCAGTCCGCCAAATTCGCCGGAGGTGTTTTCTTTGAGGTCGGCATAGTCTTTTTTGTTCATAAACTCGGAATGCGGATCGAGGCCGGTTACCATGCCTTTCATCGCGCCTTCGAGCAGCGATTCGTCGGATTTGTCTTCGTAATAGTTGGCTTTAATCTGGCTGTACACTTCGGCCAGGGTGCGGATGGACTGGACGGGGATGGCTTCTTTCTTTTCCGCCGCAATGCTTTGCAGGCTGACGGTAAGGAATGCGCCGCTGGCTACACCCAAAGTGTAGAGCGCGGTTTTTTTCAGGATGGGTTTTGCCATATCGTTTTCTTTCTGTTGCTTTTGTGAGGCTGCCGCCCTCGGGTAAAGGTGCGGACTTTATTGGATTTGCCGCCGTTGTTCAATTGTTTTTAGCAAAAAACACGGCGGATCTGTCTTGCGTTTTGCCGCCCGGGCGCATTTGTCCGCCGCCAAAGCCGGATACTGCCTTATCAGGCCGTCTGAAAAAGCCGCAGCGGCATTTTCAGACGGCCTTTTGCTGTCTAACGCAGCCAGGCGGCGGGATTCATCGCGCTTTGGCGGTAGCGGATTTCAAAATAAAGCCCCTCTGCGCCGAACGCGCTGCCGCTGGTACCCAGCACGGTGCCGCTGCGTACGGGCGTGCCGTTGGCGGCGGACACGGCGGAAAGGCCGGTGTAGATGGTGGTGTAGCCGCCGCCGTGGTCGACGACGACGGTGTTGCCGTAGTTTTCGCCGAGGTGCCCCGCGTAGGCGACTGTGCCGCCGGCCACGCTGCGCACGGGGGCGGGGGCGGTGGCGAAAAACTGGCCGCGCCATACGCCGCCGTCGGGACGGGTTTGCCCGAAGCCGCCTGAGACATTGCCGCCTGCTGGATGCGGCAGGCGGCCCTGCATTTTGGAAAACAGGTTGCCGTTGTCGGCGTATTCGCCTTGCAGGGCGCGGTCTTCGGCGGTGAGGGTGGACGCGGGCGGCGTGCTTGGCGGCGCGGATTCGGGCGGTGTGGTGTGTTCAGACGGCCTCTGTACGGCGGCGGGCGTTTTTTCAGACGGCCTGTCTGTTTTTCCGGCAAGAATGGCGGCGGGATCGGGCTTGCCTTGCGTTTGCGGCGGGGTCTGCCTTGCCTGTTTGGCGGCGGCGAGGCGTTCGGCGGCGGCTTTGGCGCGGGCGGCGGCTTCGCGGCGGTGTTTGGCGGCGTTGCGGCGGGCGATGCCGGCGATGACTTGGTTGAGCCGCGCTTCGTCGGATTTGAGCTTGGCGAGTCTGCTATTTTGGCGGGCGATGTCGGCTGTGAGGCGGCTGTTTTCGTTTTGGGCGGCGGCGCGGGTTTTACCGAGCTTGGCCAGCGCGGCCTGCTTTTCTTGTTTCAGGGCTGCAAGTTTGGCCAGCTCCGCATCGATTTCGGCTTCGTGCTGCTGCATTTGCTGCTGCTGGCCGGCAAGGCGGGCGATGACTTGGCGGTTGGCTTCGCCGATGCGGCGGGCGTATTGCAGATAACGGGTTTTGCGGCCGGGTTCGGCGTTTTTGAGGAAAAGGATGACGGCGTTGCTTTGGCGGTTTTTGTATTGTCCGCCGAGCAGGCGGGCAAGCTGGGCTTTGCCGGAGGCGGTTTCGGCTTTGAGGGCTTCCAGCTCGCTTTGCAGTTTTTGCAGACGCTGTTCGGCATCGCGGCTGCGGCGGTCGGCTGCGGCCAGTTCGCGGCGGGCTTTTTCCAGCGCGGCACGGGTTTTGTCGAGTGTCTGCTGTGTTTTTTCCTGCGCCTGCTTTTTTTTCCGCAAATCGTTTTCGGTGTCGCTGATGGCGCGGCGCAGGCTGTCGAGGCCGCCGCCGTCCTGTTCGGGCGCGGCGTGGGCGGGCAGGACGGCAAGAAGGGCGGCGATAAGGAGTGAACGCGGGGACATGGCGGGTGCGCTTGTGCGGACAAAGCGGCGGATTATAGCGGAATCCGCCACAGGCTGCGGCACGGGGATTTCAGACGGCCTGTATAATCGTGTTTGCGTTTTCTTTTCGGAGCTGTTCTTGCCGGCCGGTACGGCTCCCATTTCTTCTTTCAGACGGCCTTACCGCTATGACAAAAATCGTTTTCTCCCCCGTAACTGCCGCCGACGATGCCGCGCTGCGCGCGCTGATGGCGCAAAATGTGATGGAGGGCGGAATCAGCGTGTCTTTCCGCCGCGAGCCTTCCTATTTCGCCGCCTGCGCGGTGCAGGGCACACAGATGGAAAGCTACAAGGGCTGCGACGGGGCGGGCAATATTGTGATTCTCGGCAGCCGTTTCAGACGGCCTGCCTATGTGAACGGGCGGCTGTGCGAAACGGGTTATCTGTCCGACCTGCGGGTGGACAAGGCTTACCGCAGCGGCCTTTTGCTTTACCGCGGCTACAAAATCCTTGCCGAAAAGATGGCGGCCG harbors:
- a CDS encoding S41 family peptidase translates to MAKPILKKTALYTLGVASGAFLTVSLQSIAAEKKEAIPVQSIRTLAEVYSQIKANYYEDKSDESLLEGAMKGMVTGLDPHSEFMNKKDYADLKENTSGEFGGLGMEIGSEDGFVKIISPIEDTPAERAGIKSGDYIVKIDGVSTRGLTVSEAVKKMRGKPGTRIELTISRKDSNKPLTFKLVRAVIKVKSVRFKLLEPGYGYIRITQFQERTVATLNEAAQKLNKENKAPLKGLILDLRDDPGGLLNAAVGVSAAFLPENAKVVSTKGRDGKEGMVLNARQEDYILTTGGDPLKGLPAELKNIPLTVLVNSGSASASEIVAGALQDHKRAAIVGTQSFGKGSVQTVMPLSGGSAVKITTALYYTPNDRSIQAQGIVPDLEVKDKTRTFESREADLAGHIGNPLGGKEVNGKVVEDSEAADGAKEKAASAPEAKDTRSESKKLEDEIAERRNPNPAKDAQLKAALDLVKDPAKWQEALGAAAKKPAKADKEADKADKKEADKKESSKKEGSEGK
- a CDS encoding murein hydrolase activator EnvC family protein, which translates into the protein MGAVPAGKNSSEKKTQTRLYRPSEIPVPQPVADSAIIRRFVRTSAPAMSPRSLLIAALLAVLPAHAAPEQDGGGLDSLRRAISDTENDLRKKKQAQEKTQQTLDKTRAALEKARRELAAADRRSRDAEQRLQKLQSELEALKAETASGKAQLARLLGGQYKNRQSNAVILFLKNAEPGRKTRYLQYARRIGEANRQVIARLAGQQQQMQQHEAEIDAELAKLAALKQEKQAALAKLGKTRAAAQNENSRLTADIARQNSRLAKLKSDEARLNQVIAGIARRNAAKHRREAAARAKAAAERLAAAKQARQTPPQTQGKPDPAAILAGKTDRPSEKTPAAVQRPSEHTTPPESAPPSTPPASTLTAEDRALQGEYADNGNLFSKMQGRLPHPAGGNVSGGFGQTRPDGGVWRGQFFATAPAPVRSVAGGTVAYAGHLGENYGNTVVVDHGGGYTTIYTGLSAVSAANGTPVRSGTVLGTSGSAFGAEGLYFEIRYRQSAMNPAAWLR
- a CDS encoding efflux RND transporter periplasmic adaptor subunit encodes the protein MNGISDNSDDYIAQVWQARLIATGVMVRASVWLNLPQFGSADFNGKLPEHYSDRPKLDEVWLRHQQQVSIQQPIAMDKVGSDLLLSCLVAVTDDAPMILGCLISPPFHEQTAAMVQLSLGWIHYRLDALKQSDNGRSARLLELLGYVLSQSELREAAQEWVNRTAAWAREVESVADFSLLLFRIEADVPVLQVMSGVVYPEKGLPQLNQISELAARCAISAAELSENSAWALPLLHDGQVRSVLVAHHHALCLPEESLQIMRASAAVVEPVLSMWRQGERPLWAHFQATFADMWSKLVGSGHLLWKAGVTAVTVCLAVVLLVPVDDVVTANLYVEGGSRWVLVAPQNGYLAEILVRPGDKVAAGQVLARLEDKDLKLEEAELLSEIAQAESRFREAMAAGDAAESGIAANQKQQARVKLDLVRTKLDRVLIRAPMAGSVVSGDWVQQIGAPVEEGKELFQVADTAESKAVLHIPDKDMDEIFIGQTGSLKLASLPEQQIRLKIIRLTAVAVVEDGQNGFQVEAELLDAPTHLNPGMQGVGKVSVGKTNLLGLWTKNFRNWLRLKLWSWW
- a CDS encoding SMI1/KNR4 family protein encodes the protein MHIPESCAAFAEKFKRGGRLKTERDAFGQPPETEPADVLPADETAARGAEYLARFLDAFEEEDLAAAEKAGRLKTWVCFATDGAGNPFCMDFSHAPDCPAVVWWDDAELVWRTTAASLEDFAALFVPEE
- a CDS encoding DeoR family transcriptional regulator, producing MTHKPHRRETIVRLIREHGFMPVEALARELGVTPQTVRRDIGSLCHAGLLRRYHGGAALGEAAQNGGLPLQKSLRPNGTSPLAERIAAQIPDGASLFVGIGATMEAAAAALAQSRSSLRIITNNIHVAALLSGRSDYTVIITSGVVRPADGGITGVATVDFINQFKADYAILGAAVAEDDGSLLDYDYKEVCVMRAMMANARTRCLAIGCGTPDRTALVRMGSVTEFDCVFAACPPAAPVAAMLADAGIPCHIAGQ
- the ruvB gene encoding Holliday junction branch migration DNA helicase RuvB; this translates as MLHTDKLTAAAPERIITAQTLSSQEEQLERALRPKFLADYIGQHKAKEQLGIFIAAAKKRGEALDHTLLFGPPGLGKTTLAHIISKELGVNLRQTSGPVLERAGDLAALLTNLEPHDVLFIDEIHRLSPVVEEILYPALEDYQLDIMIGEGPAARSVKIDLPPFTLIGATTRAGMLTNPLRDRFGIVARLEFYNHSDLATIVARSAGLLQLDMDEGGALEIARRSRGTPRIANRLLRRVRDYAEVKGSGRIAAEIADAALSLLDVDAAGLDVMDRKFLEAVLHKFGGGPVGLDNIAAAIGESPDTIEDVIEPYLIQQGFLQRTPRGRTATAICRLHFGLPAE